A region from the Triticum aestivum cultivar Chinese Spring chromosome 3D, IWGSC CS RefSeq v2.1, whole genome shotgun sequence genome encodes:
- the LOC123074913 gene encoding inactive protein RESTRICTED TEV MOVEMENT 2-like, which yields MGLLTRECVNELRTAHDRVAGGLDNLERFLQTINKLVEQSRMASELITAAENTVREHTSQKEQLQQKMQDEAVLKEQLQKKIEEGAALKEQLQTQMQENASLKEKIQKKDQENAILKDQVKSLKEQMQKKDQGNAILKES from the exons ATGGGGCTGCTAACGCGTGAGTGTGTGAATGAACTAAGGACAGCCCACGACCGCGTTGCTGGAGGGTTGGATAATCTTGAACGGTTTCTGCAAACA ATTAACAAGCTCGTGGAACAATCTCGAATGGCTTCAGAGTTGATCACCGCGGCCGAAAACACAGTTAGGGAACACACCAGTCAGAAAGAGCAGCTTCAACAGAAGATGCAAGACGAAGCTGTCCTGAAGGAGCAGCTGCAGAAGAAGATCGAGGAGGGAGCTGCCTTGAAGGAGCAGCTGCAGACTCAGATGCAAGAGAATGCGTCTTTGAAGGAGAAGATACAGAAGAAGGACCAAGAAAATGCCATCTTGAAGGATCAAGTAAAATCTTtgaaggagcagatgcagaagAAGGACCAAGGAAATGCCATCTTGAAGGAAAGTTAA